CCGTTGTTGTTGACAGCACCTACTGTACCTGCCACGTGTGTACCGTGGTAGTGTGGCATGATACCACCTTGGTCATAGACGAAGTTGTAGCCGTGGATGTCATCCACAAAGCCGTTGCCGTCATCATCGATGCCTTCTACACCATTCACCTCTGCCTCATTCACCCAAAGGTTGTCTTTCAGGTCTTCATGCGCTGTGTCGATACCGCCGTCAACCACCGCCACAATAACGTTGGGTGTACCAGCCGTGATCTCCCAAGCCTCAAAGGCTTTCATATCCGCCCTGGCGTACCGTTGGACTGTCCACGGTTGTTGTAGTGCCACTGGATCTTGAGGAAAGGATCATCAAAAGGCATTCCCTCCACATCCGGTGGCAGCACGATCTGCTTAGGCTCACCTTCCTCAAATACTTTCTTGTAAACAGGCTTTGAAATGGCCACCTCACCCAGACGGCTGTAGTCCTTGGCTGCCGCCGTAACGGAAGCATTCTGGTCGATAGCAATCTCATACCAAAGGTGCAGCCCGTGATGGCGTTGCCTGTCCTCGTACTTGCCTCCATGTGGGAATACCCTTTTCATTGATTGGGCATTATACTGCGTGTTAAGGGCATCAAAAGGCGCAATGCCAATACTGAGTGGCTGTTGCATGCTGGAAGTGGTGACAGCTTGGCTGCCCACTTTCTGAAGGACGCCGCTCTCTTCCTTCAGCTTGATCCGGATTACACCCGGAAGCGTTTGTGGCCCGACTGGTGTCTGGGCTTGTGCTACGGCTCCTATCGCCAGGAGTAAGAGTAGCCACAAACTACTGTTCAATACGTAGAGTTTGTTTTTCATTGAATTGGTTTGTTGATTAAAAAAAGATTTAGAGTATCTCAAAATAGTTATACTCTTCATAGGTGATTTCACCTACGTAACTGATCTGGATATTGAGTAGTCGCTTGGGTAGCTTTCCACTTTTGACCCAGTTCAGAAATTCTTCCAACTGCTTCTTGTTTCCGTAAAGCTTGACCTGTGCCATGGTATCAGACAATAGGTATCCCTGTCCGGTCAGGTTAAGTTCTTCAGCCTCTTTCATACACAAGAAGAGAATTCCAGACTTGCAGAATGATCCTTGTAAGATCACTTCCCATCCTTGGTTTTGCTCTTGTGACATATGTGTCAGTTGTGGTTCGATTGTTATGTTTGTGAACTCTACAAAAGTCTATGACATAGTGTGATATTGCTAATTTCAGCTATCTACATAGGGTCTACATAGATAATTCTGTATTCTTTTAAGGTGTTGATTGTCAGTGAATGAAAGAAATGTTGTAGTGCGTGTAAAGTGCTTTTAAATGTCTACAACATCATTTTTTGAGGGAAATGAGGTGTTTTTTTAGGGAATTATTTGGTTAATGAGGTTGTGGGTAATTGATTGGTGTGTTAGCTTTTTTGATGGCGGAATATTTGACACTTAAAAGTGTTGTTTTGCGGAATATATCCATTCTTGTGTTGATGAAAGTAGGTGTGCTAATAAAAGCAAAATTGAGTAGTGGTAGCTAGCGAATAGAAGTATACAAAAAGGATATCTTATTCTATGGTTAGAAATAGATATCCTAAGTGAAAAGCTCCACCGTGTAAGGCTTAGGTTAAATGTTCTGGATAAAGTCTCTCAGCTCTTCATCTTTGTCAAGTCCAATTTTTTTACGGAGTCTGTATCGACTCATGTTGACTGACTTCGAACTGATGTTCAGCATTTGTGCGATTTCTTTGGTAGAAAGGTTGATGCGCATATAAGCCAACAAGCGGAGGTCGTTATCCGTTAGCTGCTTGTAGTTGTTGTGTAATTTTTTAAAAAAGTCAGGATTTACTTTTTCAAACTGCAGCTTGAACTGCTCCCAGTCTTCATCAAGATTAAGGTTGTTGTTAATCAGTTTCTGAAGGTGGTTTAGAGATGTTTTGGGTTTATCA
This portion of the Limibacter armeniacum genome encodes:
- a CDS encoding acylphosphatase; the protein is MSQEQNQGWEVILQGSFCKSGILFLCMKEAEELNLTGQGYLLSDTMAQVKLYGNKKQLEEFLNWVKSGKLPKRLLNIQISYVGEITYEEYNYFEIL
- a CDS encoding subtilase family N-terminal domain-containing protein; translation: MKNKLYVLNSSLWLLLLLAIGAVAQAQTPVGPQTLPGVIRIKLKEESGVLQKVGSQAVTTSSMQQPLSIGIAPFDALNTQYNAQSMKRVFPHGGKYEDRQRHHGLHLWYEIAIDQNASVTAAAKDYSRLGEVAISKPVYKKVFEEGEPKQIVLPPDVEGMPFDDPFLKIQWHYNNRGQSNGTPGRI